A section of the Roseomonas marmotae genome encodes:
- a CDS encoding ABC transporter substrate-binding protein codes for MTRRLLLQGGAGLAISAALPGGFARAQSGGRRITVSSKLDTEGALLGEMIAQVLEAKGVGVERRLQLGPTRIVRGALLAGEIDIYPEYTGNGAFFFNIEDDPAWRQPAAAYDKVRALDAEKNKVVWLKPASANNTWAIAVRKDAAPPGQTLASLEDLARLLGGDFKGRFKLAASAEFVESPAALPAFQQTYGFRLEPANLLVLAGGDTAVTMRAAAEKMNGVNAAMVYGTDGAIAALDLQVLADPKGAQMVYQPAPTVRGEVAAAHPQLGEWLNPVFESLTLTGLQGLNAKIVVEGQNPRDIARAHLHGLGIG; via the coding sequence ATGACCCGTCGCCTCCTGTTGCAGGGGGGCGCCGGCCTCGCCATCTCCGCCGCGCTGCCGGGCGGCTTCGCCCGCGCGCAGTCCGGTGGCCGCCGCATCACCGTCTCCTCCAAGCTGGATACCGAGGGTGCGCTGCTGGGCGAGATGATCGCCCAGGTGCTGGAGGCGAAAGGCGTGGGGGTGGAGCGCAGGCTACAGCTTGGCCCGACCAGGATCGTGCGCGGCGCGCTGCTGGCCGGCGAGATCGACATCTATCCGGAATACACCGGCAATGGCGCCTTCTTCTTCAATATCGAGGACGACCCCGCCTGGCGGCAGCCCGCCGCCGCCTATGACAAGGTGCGGGCGCTGGATGCCGAGAAGAACAAGGTGGTCTGGCTGAAGCCCGCCAGCGCCAACAACACCTGGGCCATCGCCGTGCGGAAGGATGCCGCGCCCCCCGGCCAGACGCTGGCGAGCCTGGAGGATCTGGCGCGGCTGCTGGGCGGCGACTTCAAGGGCCGCTTCAAGCTGGCGGCCTCGGCCGAGTTCGTGGAAAGCCCGGCGGCGCTGCCGGCCTTCCAGCAGACCTATGGCTTCAGGCTGGAGCCGGCGAACCTGCTGGTGCTGGCAGGGGGCGATACCGCCGTGACCATGCGCGCGGCGGCCGAGAAGATGAACGGCGTCAATGCCGCCATGGTCTATGGCACCGATGGCGCCATCGCCGCGCTGGACCTGCAAGTGCTGGCGGACCCCAAGGGAGCGCAGATGGTCTACCAGCCCGCGCCGACGGTGCGGGGGGAGGTCGCGGCGGCGCATCCGCAACTCGGGGAATGGCTGAACCCCGTCTTCGAGTCCCTGACGCTGACGGGGCTGCAGGGGTTGAATGCCAAGATCGTCGTCGAGGGGCAGAACCCCCGCGACATCGCCCGCGCACACCTGCATGGGCTGGGCATCGGATAG
- a CDS encoding ABC transporter permease → MAQARPQVLTGSGAASASHPSIPREATAAALLAALAALLPFLLGWLSLAPNRLVSARPVALPLAQVALPLGAFLLCCLGVALLARRRSLLPWAEAAAGLGFLALLATTGLGAGALLQDASRLARVAPGAGAWASALALLLAAGCCAAGGGRMAGATPVRFLALAVPGLVLLVASGMLDPLSLLREAASRGPELRAAVLRHVVLSAGGLALAAAVAVPAALLALHRPRLEAALMTLANGLQVVPAIALFGLLMAPLAALARLLPALREAGLGGIGAAPAVIGIAAYLLLPLAAGMMAGLRQAPPALLDAARGQGMGEAAILRHLRLPLGLGAMLGGLRLAAVQAVGLATLAALVGAGGLGAIVFQGIGQLAADLILLGVLPVVALSLCVDALLAVAQRALMPPGGRA, encoded by the coding sequence GTGGCCCAGGCGCGGCCCCAGGTCCTGACCGGCTCGGGGGCCGCCTCCGCCAGCCATCCGTCCATCCCGCGTGAGGCCACGGCCGCCGCCCTGCTGGCGGCGCTGGCGGCACTCCTGCCCTTCCTGCTCGGCTGGCTTTCGCTGGCGCCGAACCGGCTGGTCTCGGCCCGTCCGGTGGCGCTGCCGCTGGCGCAGGTGGCGCTGCCGCTGGGCGCTTTCCTGCTCTGCTGCCTGGGCGTGGCGCTGCTGGCGCGGCGGCGGAGCCTGCTGCCCTGGGCGGAGGCGGCGGCGGGGCTGGGCTTCCTGGCGCTGCTGGCCACCACCGGGCTGGGTGCGGGCGCGCTGCTGCAGGATGCCTCGCGCCTCGCACGGGTGGCGCCGGGGGCGGGGGCCTGGGCCTCGGCCCTGGCGCTGCTGCTGGCGGCGGGGTGCTGCGCCGCCGGGGGCGGGCGGATGGCGGGCGCCACGCCCGTCCGCTTCCTGGCGCTGGCCGTGCCGGGGCTGGTGCTGCTGGTGGCCAGCGGAATGCTGGACCCGCTCTCCCTGCTGCGCGAGGCTGCCTCGCGCGGGCCGGAACTGCGTGCGGCGGTGCTGCGCCATGTCGTGCTGTCGGCAGGAGGCCTGGCCCTGGCGGCGGCGGTGGCGGTGCCGGCGGCCTTGCTGGCGCTGCACCGGCCCAGGCTGGAGGCGGCGCTGATGACGCTGGCCAATGGCCTGCAGGTGGTGCCGGCCATAGCCCTGTTCGGGTTGCTGATGGCGCCGCTGGCCGCGCTGGCGCGGCTGCTGCCGGCACTGCGGGAGGCAGGCCTGGGCGGCATCGGCGCCGCGCCGGCGGTGATCGGCATCGCGGCCTATCTGCTGCTGCCGCTGGCGGCGGGCATGATGGCCGGGCTGCGGCAGGCGCCGCCCGCCCTGCTGGATGCCGCGCGGGGCCAGGGCATGGGCGAGGCCGCCATCCTCCGCCACCTGCGCCTGCCACTGGGGCTGGGCGCCATGCTCGGCGGGCTGCGGCTGGCAGCCGTGCAGGCGGTGGGGCTGGCGACCCTGGCGGCGCTGGTGGGAGCCGGGGGGCTGGGCGCCATCGTCTTCCAGGGCATCGGCCAGTTGGCCGCAGACCTGATCCTGCTGGGGGTATTGCCGGTGGTCGCGCTGTCCCTCTGCGTCGATGCGCTGCTGGCGGTAGCGCAGCGGGCGCTGATGCCGCCGGGAGGGCGGGCATGA
- a CDS encoding ABC transporter ATP-binding protein, which yields MIRFDGVTKRYGLLAAVDSVSLEVRARRICVLLGESGSGKSTLMRMVNRLVEPDAGRIMLDGRDIATVPAEALRHGIGYVIQSVGLFPHWRVAQNVATVPRLLGWDEARIAARVDALLELAGLPPAEFRDRYPHELSGGQAQRVGLARALAADPPVLLMDEPFSALDPGIRRGLQAELRRIHAETGKTILFVTHDVEEALLLADELAVMRDGRLVAHGPPARVLARDAGAEVRNLFGEATMAFHRLGTLPAAPLARSGDGAAAPLLAGDATLKQALMLMLEHGTDRLALAGGGALHLSDILAAA from the coding sequence ATGATCCGCTTCGACGGAGTCACCAAGCGCTATGGCCTGCTGGCGGCGGTGGATTCCGTCAGCCTGGAGGTGCGGGCACGGCGCATCTGCGTGCTGCTGGGCGAATCGGGCTCGGGCAAGTCCACCCTGATGCGGATGGTCAACCGGCTGGTGGAGCCCGATGCCGGGCGGATCATGCTGGATGGCCGCGACATCGCCACCGTCCCGGCCGAGGCGCTGCGGCACGGCATCGGCTATGTCATCCAGTCCGTCGGGCTTTTTCCGCACTGGCGGGTGGCGCAGAACGTGGCCACCGTGCCGCGCCTGCTGGGCTGGGACGAGGCGCGCATCGCCGCCCGCGTGGATGCGCTGCTGGAGCTGGCCGGCCTGCCGCCCGCCGAGTTCCGCGACCGCTATCCGCACGAACTCTCCGGCGGGCAGGCGCAGCGTGTCGGGCTGGCCCGCGCCCTGGCGGCGGACCCGCCGGTGCTGCTGATGGACGAGCCTTTCTCGGCTCTCGACCCCGGCATCCGGCGCGGCCTGCAGGCTGAGCTGCGGCGCATCCATGCCGAGACCGGCAAGACCATCCTCTTCGTCACCCATGACGTGGAGGAGGCGTTGCTGCTGGCCGACGAGCTGGCGGTGATGCGGGACGGCCGGCTGGTGGCGCATGGCCCGCCGGCCCGGGTGCTGGCCCGCGATGCCGGAGCCGAGGTGCGGAACCTCTTTGGAGAGGCGACGATGGCCTTCCACCGCCTGGGCACGCTGCCCGCGGCGCCCCTGGCCCGCTCGGGAGATGGCGCCGCGGCGCCGCTGCTGGCCGGGGATGCCACGCTGAAGCAGGCGCTGATGCTGATGCTGGAACATGGCACCGACCGGCTGGCCCTGGCCGGCGGCGGCGCCCTGCATCTCTCCGACATCCTGGCGGCGGCGTGA
- a CDS encoding ABC transporter permease: MRLSRRAWTVVAQGMAFLLALWAAPHLGALWGALFPEVQRPVWEQRGWFALLGSHLLLSLGAAAVAALLGLLAGILATRPGGRRLRPLLDALFSLAQSVPPIAVIALALPGLGFGAAPTLLALVLYACLPVLRGAVAGLDGVPPGVLDAARGTGMGPWRMLAQVEMPLALPVVLSGLRLAVVLSIATAAVGAMAGAECLGTPIVVGLANNNGAYVLQGGLFTAWLALLADRTLALLAPAQR, encoded by the coding sequence GTGAGGCTCTCCCGCCGCGCCTGGACAGTGGTGGCGCAGGGCATGGCCTTCCTGCTGGCGCTCTGGGCGGCGCCGCATCTCGGCGCGCTCTGGGGCGCGCTGTTCCCGGAGGTGCAGCGCCCGGTCTGGGAGCAGCGGGGCTGGTTCGCGCTGCTGGGCTCGCATCTGCTGCTTTCGCTCGGCGCGGCGGCGGTGGCGGCGCTGCTGGGGCTGCTGGCCGGCATCCTGGCCACGCGTCCGGGCGGGCGGCGGCTGCGGCCGCTGCTGGACGCGCTCTTCTCCCTGGCGCAGTCCGTGCCGCCCATCGCCGTCATCGCCCTGGCGCTGCCGGGCCTGGGCTTCGGGGCGGCGCCGACCCTGCTGGCCCTGGTGCTCTATGCCTGCCTGCCCGTACTGCGCGGTGCCGTGGCGGGGCTGGACGGCGTGCCGCCGGGGGTGCTGGACGCCGCGCGCGGCACCGGCATGGGGCCCTGGCGGATGCTGGCGCAGGTGGAGATGCCGCTGGCGCTGCCGGTTGTCCTCTCGGGCCTACGGCTGGCGGTGGTGCTGTCCATCGCCACCGCGGCGGTGGGGGCCATGGCCGGAGCGGAATGCCTGGGCACCCCCATCGTGGTGGGGCTGGCCAACAACAATGGCGCCTATGTGCTGCAGGGCGGGCTTTTCACCGCCTGGCTGGCATTGCTGGCGGACCGGACACTGGCATTGCTGGCACCGGCGCAGCGCTGA
- a CDS encoding inositol monophosphatase family protein produces the protein MTASRIASDLDLDAIGQLALRLARLAGSEMAAALGRPLEVHYKPTAETEHSLKDPVSEVDRAVEAALRAEIAARFPDHQVLGEEFANPPTEPDGVTWAIDPVDGTANFINGFPLFCGSIGVVKDGVPIAGALWCASSHALRAGVYHCVQGGPLMFEEKPVIPRRNAEVKRRLGGFRDASHRSPQRWEPRRTGSAAIECAFVAAGLMEVAQFENPNVWDIAGGLALVRAAGGEAFARDPDGWKPLEAFTTEAADSDLRQWRKPMVVAAAGAGEALCKALG, from the coding sequence ATGACCGCATCCCGCATCGCTTCCGACCTCGATCTCGACGCCATCGGCCAGCTGGCCCTGCGGCTGGCACGGCTGGCGGGCAGCGAGATGGCAGCGGCGCTGGGCCGCCCGCTGGAGGTGCACTACAAACCCACCGCCGAGACCGAGCACAGCCTGAAGGACCCGGTCTCCGAGGTGGACCGTGCCGTGGAGGCCGCGCTGCGCGCCGAAATCGCCGCGCGCTTCCCCGACCACCAGGTGCTTGGCGAGGAATTCGCCAATCCGCCCACCGAGCCGGACGGCGTGACCTGGGCCATCGACCCCGTGGACGGCACCGCGAATTTCATCAATGGCTTCCCGCTCTTCTGCGGTTCCATCGGCGTGGTGAAGGACGGGGTGCCGATCGCGGGCGCCCTGTGGTGCGCCTCCTCCCACGCGCTGCGGGCCGGGGTCTATCACTGCGTCCAGGGCGGGCCGCTGATGTTCGAGGAGAAACCCGTCATCCCCCGCCGCAATGCGGAGGTGAAGCGCCGGCTGGGCGGCTTCCGCGACGCCTCCCACCGCTCCCCGCAGCGCTGGGAGCCGCGCCGCACCGGCTCGGCCGCCATCGAATGCGCCTTCGTCGCCGCCGGACTGATGGAGGTGGCGCAGTTTGAGAACCCTAATGTCTGGGACATCGCCGGCGGGCTGGCCCTGGTGCGGGCGGCGGGCGGCGAGGCCTTCGCGCGCGACCCGGACGGCTGGAAGCCGTTGGAGGCCTTCACCACCGAGGCCGCGGACAGCGACCTGCGCCAGTGGCGCAAGCCCATGGTGGTCGCCGCCGCCGGCGCGGGCGAGGCGCTCTGCAAGGCACTGGGCTGA
- a CDS encoding diacylglycerol/lipid kinase family protein, translating to MRTILFHNPSAGDEDHSQEELVALLRASGLQVELHGTKGDTLRQGLDTPAGLILVAGGDGTLGRVATGLERRDLRLAVLPLGTANNLARALGPWPSARHFAEGWAEAAHRHLNLAVVEAAGGPAPFQRRRFVEAMGFGAFAQAVEVADETGTSGVEAGRDAFRRVLLDAEPRQARVTVNGQQELVETLLIEVMNIPLFGPNLVLAQDADPGDGLLDVVTLPPARRQAMLDWLEAPASGPPPVDIRRGATAAIDWPGGHLRLDDEPLDWPGPVSLAFRVEPEPLTFLIPPACLAAPQKASAP from the coding sequence ATGAGGACAATCCTGTTCCACAACCCCTCCGCGGGGGACGAAGACCATTCGCAGGAGGAGCTGGTGGCGCTGCTGCGCGCCTCCGGCCTGCAGGTCGAACTGCACGGCACCAAGGGAGACACGCTGCGGCAGGGCCTGGATACTCCTGCCGGGCTGATTCTGGTGGCCGGCGGCGACGGCACCCTGGGCAGGGTCGCGACCGGGCTGGAGCGGCGCGACCTGAGGCTGGCCGTGCTGCCGCTGGGCACCGCCAATAATCTGGCGCGCGCCCTCGGCCCCTGGCCTTCCGCCCGCCATTTCGCCGAGGGCTGGGCGGAGGCCGCGCACCGGCACCTGAATCTGGCGGTGGTGGAGGCGGCAGGTGGCCCGGCTCCTTTCCAGCGCCGCCGCTTCGTCGAGGCCATGGGCTTCGGGGCCTTCGCCCAGGCGGTGGAAGTTGCAGACGAGACCGGCACATCCGGCGTCGAGGCCGGCCGCGATGCCTTCCGCCGGGTCCTCTTGGACGCCGAGCCGCGGCAGGCCCGCGTCACCGTCAACGGGCAGCAGGAATTGGTAGAGACGCTGCTGATCGAGGTGATGAACATCCCGCTCTTCGGCCCCAACCTCGTGCTGGCGCAGGATGCCGATCCCGGGGACGGGCTGCTGGATGTTGTCACCCTGCCGCCAGCCCGCCGCCAGGCCATGCTGGACTGGCTGGAAGCCCCCGCCAGCGGCCCGCCACCCGTCGATATCCGCCGTGGCGCCACCGCCGCCATCGACTGGCCCGGCGGCCATCTCCGCCTGGATGACGAGCCGCTGGACTGGCCCGGTCCGGTCAGCCTGGCCTTCCGGGTGGAGCCGGAGCCCTTGACCTTCCTGATCCCGCCCGCCTGCCTCGCAGCGCCGCAGAAGGCCTCTGCCCCATGA
- a CDS encoding acyltransferase family protein, whose product MSARMQLDALTSLRGIAAWWVVLYHFREGLPAHWPAFLASTAAYGYLAVDLFFILSGFVISLNYSQQFRNGVRGSFTFYGMRLARIYPLHLLVMILYLSVPVAVALFSSQGLQEGELPVGYYLQSLLLIQNWGFTDRLLWNVPAWSISTEMFAYLIFPLVAFGVSRFVTGLTAALSYVLLLLLLLAGLAAALVPSIGDDIEHFGLIRCVLEFSIGIGLHRIIAFHPARHPLENSAGLLLFLACAAAFALGLAPDYILMPFGFFCLIYALADPGGSVARLLSTRVLIFVGAISYSTYLVHYLVKTWVKFLLVQPGIPELVPLLAYLAVTAVASWVLYQRVEIPAQRWCRGIIARLSAPKPAIARYVDTAGPGPGAP is encoded by the coding sequence TTGAGCGCGCGTATGCAACTCGACGCCCTCACATCCCTGCGCGGCATCGCCGCCTGGTGGGTGGTGCTCTATCACTTCCGGGAGGGACTGCCGGCGCATTGGCCGGCCTTCCTGGCCTCCACCGCCGCCTATGGCTACCTGGCAGTGGACCTGTTCTTCATCCTGAGCGGCTTCGTCATCTCGCTGAACTACAGCCAGCAGTTCCGTAACGGCGTCAGGGGAAGCTTCACCTTCTACGGGATGCGACTCGCCCGGATCTATCCCCTGCACCTGCTGGTGATGATCCTCTATCTCAGCGTGCCGGTCGCGGTGGCCCTGTTCTCAAGCCAGGGCCTGCAGGAAGGGGAGCTGCCTGTCGGCTATTACCTGCAGAGCCTGCTGCTGATCCAGAACTGGGGCTTCACCGACCGGCTGCTCTGGAACGTCCCGGCCTGGTCCATCAGCACGGAGATGTTCGCCTACCTCATCTTTCCGCTGGTCGCCTTCGGCGTCTCCCGCTTCGTCACGGGCCTGACGGCGGCGCTGTCCTATGTGCTGCTGCTGCTGTTGCTGCTCGCCGGTCTGGCCGCGGCCCTGGTGCCGAGCATCGGCGACGATATCGAGCATTTCGGCCTCATCCGCTGCGTGCTGGAATTCAGCATCGGCATCGGCCTGCACCGGATCATCGCCTTCCACCCGGCCCGGCATCCGCTGGAGAACAGCGCCGGCCTGCTGCTGTTCCTGGCCTGCGCCGCCGCTTTCGCCCTGGGGCTGGCGCCGGATTACATCCTGATGCCCTTCGGCTTCTTCTGCCTGATCTATGCGCTGGCGGACCCTGGCGGGTCTGTCGCGCGGCTCCTCAGCACCCGTGTGCTGATCTTCGTGGGCGCCATCTCCTACTCCACCTATCTCGTCCACTACCTGGTCAAGACCTGGGTGAAGTTCCTGCTGGTCCAGCCAGGCATCCCCGAGCTGGTGCCGCTGCTGGCCTATCTGGCGGTGACGGCCGTGGCATCCTGGGTGCTGTATCAGCGGGTCGAAATTCCCGCGCAGCGCTGGTGCCGCGGCATCATCGCCCGGCTTTCGGCCCCCAAACCCGCCATCGCCCGCTATGTCGATACGGCCGGGCCGGGGCCTGGGGCACCCTGA
- a CDS encoding putative O-glycosylation ligase, exosortase A system-associated: MRSLYLTLVYLSFLGLGAVAPFVLTLGYVWVDTFTPQDIAYSILTALPVSALMGAAAIGGYFLFDRKAPAPFSVHTALTLMLAGWVTVTTFFFAVSPASAVVKWDWAFKTILISAFIPLVIRSYVQIEAFLQVYIFSLAIHIMPYGIKSLISGGGYGQQLGVVSGNSGFAEGSTLAAVSLYSIPGLFYLSKHAILLPKKYIKYLYFFMIAVFIACAIGTYARTALIGLIVLGVALWLRSDKKILGAILGAMVAGSIVFFTSNAWEERISTIGEYKNEDSALGRILVWQWTLGFVATHPAGGGFNAYEINEVHYPGEDGGEAHVVRGKAFHSIYFEVLGEHGWPGAILYAGLVLTTFLSLHRSGRRAKMMPALARCRDLAIAMQVSLLTLLVCGAFIGIAFQPMLFYSFALAACMANYTKRALAEAGASLPEEASWGLRSPARQGAAAISSQGAPAAGTVRRSWRLP, encoded by the coding sequence ATGCGTAGCCTCTATCTCACGCTGGTCTATCTGTCCTTCCTGGGGCTTGGCGCCGTGGCGCCATTCGTCCTGACCCTCGGATATGTCTGGGTCGACACCTTCACACCGCAGGACATCGCCTACTCCATCCTGACAGCCCTGCCGGTCTCAGCGCTCATGGGCGCCGCCGCCATCGGCGGCTATTTCCTGTTCGACCGGAAGGCGCCGGCGCCGTTTTCCGTCCATACGGCTCTGACGCTAATGTTGGCGGGGTGGGTCACGGTGACGACCTTCTTCTTCGCCGTCTCCCCGGCCTCGGCTGTGGTGAAATGGGACTGGGCCTTCAAGACCATCCTGATCTCGGCCTTCATCCCCCTCGTCATCCGCTCCTACGTGCAGATCGAGGCCTTCCTGCAGGTCTACATCTTCTCCCTGGCCATCCACATCATGCCCTATGGCATCAAGAGCCTGATCAGCGGCGGCGGCTACGGCCAGCAGCTGGGCGTTGTCTCCGGCAATTCCGGCTTTGCCGAAGGCAGCACCCTGGCCGCCGTCAGCCTCTATTCCATCCCCGGGCTGTTCTACCTGTCCAAGCACGCCATCCTGCTGCCGAAGAAATACATCAAGTACCTGTATTTCTTCATGATCGCCGTTTTCATCGCCTGCGCGATCGGCACCTATGCCCGCACCGCGCTGATCGGCCTGATCGTGCTCGGCGTGGCGCTCTGGCTGCGGTCGGATAAGAAGATCCTGGGCGCGATCCTCGGGGCGATGGTGGCCGGCTCGATCGTGTTCTTCACCTCCAATGCCTGGGAAGAGCGGATCTCGACCATCGGCGAATACAAGAACGAGGATTCCGCGCTCGGCCGCATCCTGGTCTGGCAATGGACGCTGGGCTTCGTCGCCACCCACCCGGCCGGCGGCGGCTTCAATGCCTATGAGATCAACGAGGTCCACTACCCCGGTGAGGACGGCGGCGAAGCTCACGTGGTCCGTGGCAAGGCCTTCCACAGCATCTATTTCGAGGTGCTGGGGGAACATGGCTGGCCCGGTGCCATTCTCTATGCCGGGCTGGTCCTGACCACCTTCCTGTCCCTGCACCGCAGCGGACGGCGGGCGAAGATGATGCCCGCCCTGGCGCGATGCCGGGATCTCGCCATCGCCATGCAGGTTTCTCTGCTGACTCTCCTGGTCTGCGGCGCCTTCATCGGCATCGCCTTCCAGCCGATGCTGTTCTACTCCTTCGCCCTGGCCGCCTGCATGGCCAATTATACGAAGCGCGCACTGGCCGAGGCCGGGGCTTCCCTGCCGGAAGAGGCCAGCTGGGGCCTCCGTTCTCCGGCCCGGCAGGGCGCGGCCGCCATCTCGTCGCAGGGAGCCCCCGCCGCCGGCACGGTACGGCGGTCCTGGCGGCTTCCCTGA
- the gabT gene encoding 4-aminobutyrate--2-oxoglutarate transaminase has protein sequence MGVTAADSNKALHERRQAALPRGLGVQLPVFAAKAENAEITDVEGKRYIDFAAGIAVVNTGHLHPKVKAAVAAQLENFSHTCIQVMPYEGYVRLAERLNEKVPTRGPRKTIFLTTGAEAIENAIKISRAHTGRNGVIAFSGAFHGRTLMGMALTGKVVPYKVGFGAMPGDVYHLPFPVTYHGKEVEQTLEALETLFRADVDPKRIAAMIIEPVQGEGGFYIAQKELLQGLRRICDEHGIVMIVDEVQTGFARTGKMFAIEHSGVEPDIMTMAKSLAGGFPLSAVTGKAEIMDAPGPGGLGGTYGGNPLACAAGNAVLDVIEEENLCARANEIGELMVSRIKQMQDTNSLKGVIGDIRALGAMVAMELVANGEADRPDPDLAKALVVRAGEKGLILLSCGVRGNVIRFLVPLTAADALINEGMDILAECLRECAGERAA, from the coding sequence ATGGGCGTGACGGCAGCAGACAGCAACAAGGCGCTGCATGAGCGGCGGCAGGCGGCCCTGCCGCGTGGATTGGGCGTGCAGCTGCCGGTCTTCGCCGCCAAGGCGGAGAATGCCGAGATCACGGATGTCGAGGGCAAGCGCTACATCGACTTCGCCGCCGGCATCGCGGTGGTGAACACCGGGCATCTCCACCCCAAGGTGAAGGCGGCCGTCGCCGCGCAGCTCGAGAATTTCAGCCATACCTGCATCCAGGTCATGCCCTATGAGGGCTATGTCCGCCTGGCCGAGCGGCTGAATGAAAAAGTGCCGACCCGCGGCCCGCGCAAGACCATCTTCCTGACCACCGGCGCAGAGGCGATCGAGAACGCGATCAAGATCTCCCGCGCCCATACCGGCCGCAACGGCGTCATCGCTTTCTCCGGCGCCTTCCATGGCCGCACGCTGATGGGCATGGCGCTGACCGGCAAGGTGGTCCCGTACAAGGTCGGCTTCGGCGCCATGCCGGGCGATGTCTACCACCTGCCCTTCCCCGTGACCTACCACGGCAAGGAAGTGGAGCAGACGCTGGAGGCGCTGGAGACGCTGTTCCGCGCCGATGTGGACCCCAAGCGCATCGCGGCCATGATCATCGAGCCCGTGCAGGGCGAGGGCGGCTTCTACATTGCCCAGAAGGAGCTGCTGCAGGGCCTGCGCCGCATCTGCGACGAGCATGGCATCGTCATGATCGTCGATGAGGTGCAGACCGGCTTCGCCCGCACCGGCAAGATGTTCGCCATCGAGCATTCCGGCGTGGAGCCGGACATCATGACCATGGCGAAGTCCCTGGCCGGCGGCTTCCCGCTCTCCGCCGTCACCGGCAAGGCCGAGATCATGGACGCCCCCGGCCCTGGCGGCCTGGGCGGCACCTATGGCGGCAACCCGCTGGCCTGCGCCGCCGGCAATGCCGTGCTGGACGTGATCGAGGAGGAGAACCTCTGCGCCCGCGCCAACGAGATCGGCGAGCTGATGGTCAGCCGCATCAAGCAGATGCAGGACACCAACAGCCTGAAGGGCGTGATCGGCGACATCCGCGCCCTCGGCGCCATGGTGGCGATGGAGCTGGTGGCCAATGGCGAGGCCGACCGCCCCGATCCCGACCTGGCCAAGGCCCTGGTGGTCCGCGCGGGCGAGAAGGGGCTGATCCTGCTCTCCTGCGGCGTGCGCGGCAATGTCATCCGCTTCCTGGTGCCGCTGACAGCCGCCGATGCCCTGATCAACGAGGGCATGGACATCCTGGCCGAATGCCTGCGGGAATGCGCCGGCGAGCGCGCGGCCTGA
- the rlmB gene encoding 23S rRNA (guanosine(2251)-2'-O)-methyltransferase RlmB produces MRGRPRPFASEERARHPAEEAEAPARRAPRDAGMAAPAGSLWLYGLHAVSAALANPRRRVRRLLATTDAEEALAERLPRPWRVQAERVEKNRFQTFLTEDAVHQGLALLADPLPPSDLEDAIAASNGPVLLLDQVTDPRNVGAILRSAAAFGAAAVVMQDRNAPPETAALARTASGALETVPVVREVNLARTIQTLQKAGFWVMGLAGEATRSLAEACPRDRRVALVLGAEDTGLRRLQRETCDELVRLPILPAMESLNVSAAATVALYELTRDGGSDKT; encoded by the coding sequence GTGCGCGGCCGCCCCCGCCCCTTCGCGTCCGAGGAGCGCGCCCGCCATCCCGCCGAGGAGGCTGAGGCGCCCGCCCGCCGCGCGCCCCGCGACGCCGGCATGGCTGCCCCCGCAGGCTCGCTCTGGCTCTATGGCCTGCATGCGGTCTCGGCCGCGCTCGCCAACCCCCGGCGCCGGGTCCGACGCCTGCTGGCCACCACCGATGCCGAGGAAGCGCTGGCCGAGCGCCTGCCCCGCCCCTGGCGCGTGCAGGCGGAGCGGGTGGAGAAGAACCGCTTTCAGACCTTCCTGACCGAGGATGCCGTCCACCAGGGCCTTGCCCTACTGGCGGATCCGCTGCCGCCTTCGGATCTGGAGGATGCCATCGCCGCCTCCAACGGCCCGGTGCTGCTGCTGGACCAGGTGACGGACCCCCGTAATGTCGGCGCCATCCTGCGCTCGGCCGCCGCCTTCGGCGCGGCGGCGGTGGTGATGCAGGACCGCAATGCCCCGCCCGAGACGGCGGCGCTGGCCCGCACCGCCAGCGGTGCCCTGGAGACCGTGCCTGTGGTGCGGGAAGTGAACCTGGCCCGCACCATCCAGACCCTGCAGAAGGCAGGCTTCTGGGTGATGGGCCTGGCCGGGGAGGCCACGCGCAGCCTGGCCGAGGCCTGCCCGCGCGACCGTCGCGTGGCGCTGGTGCTCGGAGCCGAGGATACCGGCCTGCGCCGCCTGCAGCGCGAGACCTGCGACGAGCTGGTGCGTCTGCCGATCCTGCCGGCGATGGAGAGCCTCAATGTCTCCGCCGCCGCCACCGTGGCCCTCTATGAGCTGACGCGGGACGGCGGGTCCGACAAAACCTGA